The Pocillopora verrucosa isolate sample1 chromosome 9, ASM3666991v2, whole genome shotgun sequence genome includes the window TTTTTAAGCCTAGAAATTTCCCAGACGTTGTGTTGTGACTTTTTACTGATAGATGCTCTTTACTCTTGTCTTTACTCTCTTGAGATATCTTCAGTGACTTAGAATCGACTTTACGTTCTCTATTTCTTCGGTTTTCATCCGTAACATCATTGCACCAGCTGGTTGAGGCAGCAGCACCACCATGACGCTCCACCTGGTCAGTTATTCGTGGAAGGTTGTCGGATAGACCACCTTCCCCTTGAAAAAGTGGTTCAGCAGATCCAGTTGAGGAATAACTAGGATGACAGTTTTGGATTGCAGAACTACCGCACGAAGCATTTTTTACTGCACCATCAACTTCATCATCCATAGAATGCCCTAGCCAAACATCGGTTTGAATACACTTATCCaggttttctttactctcacGTAATTTGCCTTCTGTTTGAACCCTTAAGGTTAATGGCGGAACGAGTGGTGGTTGAGTTATCTGTCCTTCCTCTGCATCGTTGCAACTATCGTTGAACTCTGAAACACTGAAATAAGCCATGCTAGATCTTTCTTCCTCCGATTTTGCACGTTTTGAAGCTTCTTTATCTCGTTTCTTCAATTCGAAACCACACGAATAGACGGAACTCGCTGATAATTTACCTTTCTCTGCCGGCTCTGACCTTGACCTTCTGGAGACCTCATCAGTACCTTCTTCACaggaggatgatgatgatgaggtaggagatgatgatgacgatgacgattgtggtaatgatgatgatatacTTACTTCACTTGATGATGAAGTGGGTTCCACCAGGTCTTCAGACTCATAAGAGTCACTAAGCTCTGTTTGAGTACTAAGATCACATGTTGAGGGAATACTCAAGGAATCTGTTTGTGTTGATGATTCCGAAAGAAACGACTCTCTGGAAAGCAAGGTTGGAAGGGGAGAAATACGGCCTGGACGTTCGGCTTTAAGCTGCATTTCTAGCGGCTGGTGTTCCTAAGATCAGAACGAATTAAAAACTATAACGACAGCCCAAAAATAACTTCTGATCCTGCTATGGGGTTTAGGCAAAAAGGGGAAGTTCCTTAATTTAAAAGACAACCAAATTTTAGGTTTCTTCAGTGTAATGCATAAATCCTTGAGGTAATCAGAGAAAGCGGTAAGAAAGGTTCCTACTCTAACCCAGTcatatttttggttttgttatATTGGTAAGCCGGATTTTACATTTAGCATATGAACCGTCGCAGAACAAGGATTCGTCATGATGATTGAAAAACAAGTTTTATGCCTACAGTGATTAATACAACATTCAAAACACTTACTCTCATTGAAATATCCCTTGCATTTTCAAGCAGATGTGATGCAACACACCAGGCATTATCACTTTTTGTCTCGAAATGAAAGCCATAACTACGAGcacatttttccattttgtcagCGATGACCATCTCAATAAGAGAGCAATTGCACGGTGAAACTTCTTCGCGGACAATCTCAACTTTTCTACGGCCTTGAGAATAGTAAATCAAGTGGGTTTTCACTTTGATGGTGTCTTCATGGCACCGAATTACGATTTGTCCGATGGGTGGACCTCGAATTTTCAGCACGAGCTGGCTGTCTTTGACCACCATGTTCACAACCTCACCAAGCTCGTCCTCATCGGctaagatttgttttaaaagctttccgAATAAAAAATCCGCAATTACTTTGTCTCGCAAGATAAATGCTAGGCTTCCTTCACAAGTGTTCCCTGTGTAGACGAGAACCGGAGATTGCGTTTCAAATTCTGAACCATCCTTAGCTGTCGATAGAACGAGTGGCAAAAGGGAAAAATGATCAGAAATCGAAGAAAGAGTGCTTTCCGTAGAGCTCAGGAGTTCCAATTCTAGGAAATATTGTGTTGTCAATTCTGTGTTCTGATTGCTGCATAAGATCAAGTGAGGTAGACTGTCCTCTACTCCATTCACACTCCATGCGTTTATTTTATTCAATGCTGAAACATCAACTCCACGAGATATTGGACTCTCCACAAGAAATCTGCAAGATTCTTTCCACTGATTATTATAAGCTTTGAGTgccaaagttttgaaaatttgcctCGATTTCCTTTCTCCAAAGTTGTCACCTTTATGTAAAGATTTTGTAAGCTCCTTGCTTTGAGAGTTACAGGGAGTATCTGCATCGTTTTCGTCATTGACTTTTCGATTGTTCATCACCCCAAGAGGCGTCAAAAAAATCAGGTCATGCATAACTTGTTTGCCAAGACAATGTATCTTTGAACTATAAAACGCAAAGCGAACCTCTTCAACGAGAAATACATGAGTTATCTGAGGTGACTGTTGGTTtaacaggaaagaaaataaactatgCACATCAGCTATCATCTCGTACATTTCCATTTCTACAAACGCCTGAAGGATTACAGCCAGAGCAATCATCAAGTTTGTATTTTCGTCAAAAAATATAGTTTTGCTCTCCGGTTTATCAAATCTCTTCGCCTTGTCCCCAATGAAGTTCGTTAACCGTCGAAACtcaatttttaatctctcttgaACTTTCGGGACGGTTTGACACGTCTTAGATTTGAGATGACACACAACAAAAATCACTTTCAGTAAAATGACTTCAGAACAATCCAGATGATCATAAAACATACTTGCATATGAACacgagagaaagagaaaagcgACGCTTTGATCCACTCCAatgttaaacaaacaaagaccaGCTTTGAACCAGTTAAAGCTCAGCTTTGCATATAAGTCCTTGGAGACGGAGGAATCCACAAAATCATCACTTTCTGAGATTGTTCCTGGACAATCCCCAAGATCAGTCGGTTGATGCTGGTTGAGAACCCTGGTTATTTCAATACCAAACTCAGAGACCAGAGTTTCAAGTTTTAGTTGTTCTTCGGGATCAACATCGGGAGATGGTGTTCTTCCGCTTTGTGAAGACAATTCAATGAATTTTGGCTTTAATTGACACTCAAATGAGACTTGGCAAATCCTTTCCACGTTTTCCAGAACTGTCTGACTGTGTGTTAAAGATTTTTCTTCATATCCACCGAGCCATTCTAGCCTCGCAAGACCTGCATTGCATTTGAGAACATCGGGGTGAATAGCACCAAAAGCTCCGGTGAAAATCTCTAATGCCTCAGTAAAACACTGCTTAGAACGTGCGAAGTTTTCTAGGTGGAGGTAAATAATTCCTTGTTTTGACAGAATAGAAGCAACTGTTGGGTGATCTGCACCACATCTTTCACGAACAACTGGTACAAGATAGGAGAAATAGCTACAGACGAGGTCAAGATTGCCTTGATAAAGGTGAATGTCGGCCACAGTCTCCACAATTGTGACTGAGAAGTCTAACGAAAAGTTTGTACCAATATCAACAAGTTCCTTCATCCCTTGCAAGGTCGAAATCTTAGAGTCAATAAATGCCGTGACCCCACTAGAAGCTTGAAGCATCAAACAAACTAAGCGGATTTTTAACAAAACGAAGGTTAACAAACCCTCGTTTTGgtgaaattttgtttcacaaaatgcttttaagttttcaaattcGACCAAAGCTTTTCTAAGGTTTCTGTTATCCAAAGAAGTTACGGCTTCATTGTAATCAACAACTGCAGTGATTCTTGGTTGTATGGCAAAGCGACTTACATTAGAAAGGAGATCGTTTTGTAATTGCATGTCGATTACATAACTTCTTTGAGCCTGATGCACTAGTCCTAAATTGTTTGCtattgttgatattttctcttCGACAGTGACACACTCTTTTCCTGTTTCGACGACCTTAAATATCGCAAGAGCTCTTTGAAGACTAACTTTTGCGTTTTGAAAGCTTCCTTTGCTAATATACACGCAACCTAAGTTGTTAAGGGCAATTCCAAGGCTAATAATTGATTTTTCGTCTTCAGCATTCTCAATGTACATTATCGACTGCTCAAATACTTTCTCAGCTATATCAACACAAATCGTGATTAAAGCAACAGCACCAACTGCATTGGCAAAGCGGACAAGGAAGTTGTTCTTAGGAGTTGTTTGGGACAACAAAATTGCTCCAGTTTGAAGACCCCACGCCACATTATCTATCGATATTTTCTCTGCCTTGTTTACTATCTCTATATCCTGTAAAGTGGGTTTGGATAACTCACTTGGCGTCAAGTCCTGGAAATACTGGTGAGTTTTTTGTAATGACTCTTTTACTCGAACTAAGTCCCCCTGTAGCAGGTAGTTAACCGTTAATCTAAGCAATTCAGTTCTGTCTGGGGGATCCATTTTCCTTGTTTCTAGGATAGAGAAAACAGCTGGTTCATTTGGAGTAAGTCCCTTTAACTTAAATGACGGTGATGGTGATATTGATGGTTGTAAAGTTTATTTACAGATTTCTTTGCTCCACCATAATATAACATTCATTCTCATTTAAAACAGTTGGACCAAATTGGAAACATGATGTGAAACGATCCTTGAAAGAATCctctcggtttttttttcttttatatgtaTTAAGGGACTAGTCAATGTGGAATTAGTCGCTAAAAACAGAGTGTATGGGGGGACTtagaaaattgactgtaaaTCAACCAACCaactcccc containing:
- the LOC131775626 gene encoding uncharacterized protein; its protein translation is MDPPDRTELLRLTVNYLLQGDLVRVKESLQKTHQYFQDLTPSELSKPTLQDIEIVNKAEKISIDNVAWGLQTGAILLSQTTPKNNFLVRFANAVGAVALITICVDIAEKVFEQSIMYIENAEDEKSIISLGIALNNLGCVYISKGSFQNAKVSLQRALAIFKVVETGKECVTVEEKISTIANNLGLVHQAQRSYVIDMQLQNDLLSNVSRFAIQPRITAVVDYNEAVTSLDNRNLRKALVEFENLKAFCETKFHQNEGLLTFVLLKIRLVCLMLQASSGVTAFIDSKISTLQGMKELVDIGTNFSLDFSVTIVETVADIHLYQGNLDLVCSYFSYLVPVVRERCGADHPTVASILSKQGIIYLHLENFARSKQCFTEALEIFTGAFGAIHPDVLKCNAGLARLEWLGGYEEKSLTHSQTVLENVERICQVSFECQLKPKFIELSSQSGRTPSPDVDPEEQLKLETLVSEFGIEITRVLNQHQPTDLGDCPGTISESDDFVDSSVSKDLYAKLSFNWFKAGLCLFNIGVDQSVAFLFLSCSYASMFYDHLDCSEVILLKVIFVVCHLKSKTCQTVPKVQERLKIEFRRLTNFIGDKAKRFDKPESKTIFFDENTNLMIALAVILQAFVEMEMYEMIADVHSLFSFLLNQQSPQITHVFLVEEVRFAFYSSKIHCLGKQVMHDLIFLTPLGVMNNRKVNDENDADTPCNSQSKELTKSLHKGDNFGERKSRQIFKTLALKAYNNQWKESCRFLVESPISRGVDVSALNKINAWSVNGVEDSLPHLILCSNQNTELTTQYFLELELLSSTESTLSSISDHFSLLPLVLSTAKDGSEFETQSPVLVYTGNTCEGSLAFILRDKVIADFLFGKLLKQILADEDELGEVVNMVVKDSQLVLKIRGPPIGQIVIRCHEDTIKVKTHLIYYSQGRRKVEIVREEVSPCNCSLIEMVIADKMEKCARSYGFHFETKSDNAWCVASHLLENARDISMREHQPLEMQLKAERPGRISPLPTLLSRESFLSESSTQTDSLSIPSTCDLSTQTELSDSYESEDLVEPTSSSSEVSISSSLPQSSSSSSSPTSSSSSSCEEGTDEVSRRSRSEPAEKGKLSASSVYSCGFELKKRDKEASKRAKSEEERSSMAYFSVSEFNDSCNDAEEGQITQPPLVPPLTLRVQTEGKLRESKENLDKCIQTDVWLGHSMDDEVDGAVKNASCGSSAIQNCHPSYSSTGSAEPLFQGEGGLSDNLPRITDQVERHGGAAASTSWCNDVTDENRRNRERKVDSKSLKISQESKDKSKEHLSVKSHNTTSGKFLGLKSGGQDPFFSDRNQGYENLESVINWNDAKPERVKPRDDMQNTVDKKESNFFGIRPCFLARHTDDSSITTPIDDIENTTENANGGSSNTFSRHQESSFFTTEQGYQATYSFQAPSFHSKSSKVSAKAQGPNPHGPFDHNPVGWDLPVPARPLLSLPCNGSEHLHTLSCDDTRIVVIPPHALIDGDSLLAQTPLLPEQRTVKDQRADPEVQREKNSDFKVMNGNPACLSNTSSIAQGLISPEMEISALPQAAMNRNLTWETRTDADQDTANQGPLGVLNETSPLSNDDSLADLERRVAETCSLVQKNLKRKEEKEKAMKEKERRRKEERVRKEQQARERREREASETREAERRNDREEVSNPISGGDGTPTQTSADVEGRQWLCEHYKRLCRVKFPCCGKFFPCHRCHNNSGCSNDNSKAREACYVECSVCGHQQEINQDAQTCARCKTKFSAYFCSMCKHFTGTDKNPYHCTKCGICRIFKDRSFHCDVCNVCLDKRLEGRHSCRENSGHDECCICLEDAFSGCQILPCSHKVHRECAIAMIQNGVRSCPICRHPLYSQTNGNE